From the Leifsonia sp. AG29 genome, one window contains:
- a CDS encoding PASTA domain-containing protein: MAGRHVERPRRLGRIGAVIVSHPFSTGGVVTAALVAALVVAPLGISGLMPAPDHSRAPVPPAAAPAVARSVPDVVGLTEPRAADVMRSSGFRTEVRPESGGQATALTSGVVIRQFPSAGERAAMGTKVVLTVAPAGTGGTTPPQNGGGSSAAVTVPGPTGPGGTSATGGVAGAGSGGAGTAGGTAGGGAAGSGGSVPAGPAPAPAQTTGAGPSSPAPAPQPPVAPAPVPVQPPPLPIPLPPVVPVPAPLLLSVVLLGVLSQ; encoded by the coding sequence ATGGCGGGCAGGCACGTCGAGCGGCCCAGGCGACTCGGCCGCATCGGAGCTGTCATCGTCTCGCACCCGTTCTCGACCGGAGGCGTGGTGACCGCCGCGCTGGTGGCGGCACTGGTGGTCGCGCCCCTCGGCATCAGCGGCCTGATGCCCGCACCTGATCATTCCCGTGCCCCCGTGCCGCCGGCGGCGGCTCCTGCGGTCGCTCGATCCGTACCCGATGTCGTCGGTCTCACTGAGCCCCGCGCCGCGGACGTCATGCGCTCGAGCGGGTTCAGGACGGAGGTGCGCCCCGAGTCCGGCGGCCAGGCCACCGCCCTGACGAGCGGCGTCGTGATCCGGCAATTCCCGAGCGCGGGGGAGCGCGCAGCAATGGGAACGAAGGTCGTCCTGACTGTCGCACCGGCCGGGACGGGTGGCACGACGCCCCCGCAGAACGGCGGAGGTTCCTCGGCAGCGGTAACCGTCCCCGGACCGACAGGACCCGGTGGCACCTCGGCGACGGGCGGAGTCGCCGGGGCCGGCTCCGGCGGTGCGGGAACTGCAGGCGGAACGGCTGGCGGGGGTGCTGCCGGGAGTGGCGGTTCGGTGCCTGCCGGACCGGCACCGGCACCGGCGCAGACCACCGGTGCCGGGCCGTCGAGCCCCGCGCCCGCTCCGCAGCCACCCGTGGCCCCAGCCCCGGTGCCGGTCCAGCCGCCGCCGTTGCCTATCCCGCTGCCGCCGGTCGTTCCGGTGCCGGCGCCGCTCCTGCTCTCTGTGGTTCTCCTCGGCGTCCTGTCTCAGTGA
- a CDS encoding DUF6611 family protein produces MNEFLRRLTEGRAPWGTLDVSPASRGLWQRVRLTVYPPGITHGERRALHVAHIWPVAGGILCLFGLVALSGAGPVLSLAAVLAAYGAGFAVTARLTRDLRGRSRVLTVASEYVGGEVREFGDVHLLRTSVGRLTELENRRRSGDVTAVTYEAEWAAVYDALPAKTAPALQDH; encoded by the coding sequence ATGAACGAGTTCCTTCGGCGCCTGACCGAGGGCCGCGCCCCCTGGGGGACCCTCGACGTGTCCCCTGCGAGCCGGGGCCTCTGGCAGCGCGTCCGGCTGACGGTCTACCCGCCGGGAATCACGCACGGGGAACGCCGCGCGTTGCATGTCGCGCACATCTGGCCCGTCGCGGGCGGGATCCTCTGCCTGTTCGGCCTCGTCGCGCTGAGCGGCGCGGGCCCCGTGCTGAGCTTGGCGGCCGTGCTGGCGGCTTACGGGGCAGGCTTCGCCGTTACCGCACGGCTCACCCGAGACCTTCGCGGACGCAGCCGAGTCCTGACGGTCGCTTCAGAATACGTCGGCGGTGAAGTGCGCGAATTCGGCGACGTCCACCTCCTGCGGACTTCCGTCGGCCGGCTGACGGAGCTGGAGAACCGGCGGAGATCCGGGGACGTGACCGCGGTCACGTACGAAGCGGAGTGGGCGGCTGTGTACGACGCACTGCCCGCGAAGACAGCTCCGGCCCTCCAGGATCACTGA